One Amaranthus tricolor cultivar Red isolate AtriRed21 chromosome 10, ASM2621246v1, whole genome shotgun sequence genomic window carries:
- the LOC130826166 gene encoding 60S ribosomal protein L24-like: protein MVVKLEVCRFSGAKIYPGKGIRFVRGDSQVFLFANSKCKRYFHNRLKPSKLCWTAVYRKQHKKDISAEAVKKRRRTTKKPYSRSIVGATLEVIQKKRSEKPEVRDAAREAALREIKERIKKTKDEKRAKKAEVTAKAQKVTGKTKGAAPKGPKLGGGGGKR from the exons GCTCGAGGTATGCCGTTTCAGTGGTGCAAAGATATACCCTGGAAAAGGTATCAGGTTTGTTCGTGGGGACTCTCAG GTCTTCCTCTTTGCTAACTCTAAATGCAAGAGGTATTTCCACAATCGACTCAAGCCATCTAAGCTTTGCTGGACTGCTGTGTACCGGAAGCAGCACAAGAAG GATATATCTGCTGAAGCGGTGAAGAAGAGGAGAAGAACAACCAAGAAGCCATACTCTAGGTCGATCGTTGGTGCTACATTGGAGGTGATTCAAAAGAAGAGAAGCGAGAAGCCAGAAGTCAGAGATGCTGCAAGGGAGGCTGCTCTTCG TGAAATTAAAGAAAGGATAAAGAAAACTAAGGATGAGAAGAGGGCAAAGAAGGCTGAGGTGACCGCCAAGGCACAGAAGGTTACTGGAAAAACAAAGGGTGCAGCACCCAAGGGTCCCAAGCTTGGAGGTGGAGGTGGAAAACGATGA